One window of Pyrus communis chromosome 12, drPyrComm1.1, whole genome shotgun sequence genomic DNA carries:
- the LOC137710712 gene encoding F-box/kelch-repeat protein At1g74510-like isoform X1 encodes MDTKGRVSSQPVKLENSNKMLEGPSYLVSRELPSSCEQESKWIYNTHRVMELSNNKRPFEDSDEITLRKACKLSDAVLGGDVVMDLNGLSPAKDQSDDEHQGGGNSDSSSLIHQLGRDISINCLLRCSRSDYGSIASLNTNFRSLIRSGELYTLRRKMGVVEHWVYFSCNLLEWEAFDPDLRRWMHLPRMASNECFMCSDKESLAVGTELLVFGKEITSHVVYRYSILTNTWLSGTEMNTPRCLFGSASRGEIAILAGGCDPRGTILNSAELYNSETETWLTLPSMNKPRKMCSGVFMDGKFYVIGGIGVGDQKQLTCGEVYDLEKGTWTEIPNMFPGRNAGAAEAPAAAAAPPLLAVVNNILYAADYAEQEVRRYDKERNMWITVGSLPERAASMNGWGIAFRACGDRLIVIGGPRALGGGPIELNSWVPDGGPPQWNLLARKPSGSFVYNCAVMGC; translated from the coding sequence ATGGATACCAAAGGAAGGGTTTCTTCGCAGCCGGTCAAGTTGGAGAATTCCAACAAGATGTTGGAAGGTCCTTCCTATCTTGTGTCAAGGGAGCTGCCCAGCTCTTGTGAGCAAGAGAGCAAATGGATTTACAATACTCACCGTGTTATGGAGCTCTCAAATAATAAGCGCCCCTTTGAAGACAGTGATGAAATCACATTGAGGAAGGCATGCAAGCTCTCAGATGCTGTTCTGGGTGGGGACGTGGTTATGGATCTGAATGGTCTTTCCCCTGCCAAGGACCAGTCAGATGATGAGCATCAGGGAGGTGGCAATTCTGATTCAAGTTCACTGATCCACCAACTTGGACGGGATATTTCAATCAACTGTCTCCTTCGCTGCTCAAGGTCTGATTATGGCTCTATTGCCTCGCTGAATACAAACTTCCGCTCTTTAATTCGGAGTGGGGAGCTGTACACACTGAGGCGGAAAATGGGCGTTGTCGAACATTGGGTTTACTTCTCTTGCAACCTCCTCGAATGGGAGGCATTTGATCCAGATCTCCGGCGTTGGATGCATTTGCCTAGAATGGCATCAAACGAATGTTTCATGTGTTCAGACAAGGAGTCGTTGGCTGTTGGTACcgaacttcttgtttttggaaAGGAAATAACGTCCCATGTCGTTTATAGATACAGCATTTTGACCAACACGTGGTTATCCGGCACTGAGATGAATACACCTAGATGCTTGTTCGGTTCTGCAAGCCGTGGGGAAATTGCAATTCTCGCGGGTGGTTGCGATCCACGTGGCACCATCTTGAACTCTGCCGAACTTTATAATTCTGAAACAGAAACTTGGCTGACTCTTCCTAGCATGAATAAACCTAGAAAAATGTGTTCTGGGGTATTTATGGATGGGAAGTTTTATGTCATTGGTGGGATAGGAGTGGGCGATCAAAAGCAACTTACGTGTGGAGAGGTGTACGATTTGGAGAAGGGGACTTGGACCGAGATACCCAACATGTTTCCTGGAAGAAACGCTGGGGCGGCTGAGGCACCTGCTGCAGCTGCAGCACCTCCTCTTCTGGCAGTTGTAAATAACATATTGTATGCTGCAGATTATGCAGAACAGGAGGTGAGGAGATATGATAAGGAGAGGAACATGTGGATCACTGTTGGGAGTTTGCCTGAGCGTGCAGCCTCGATGAATGGTTGGGGAATAGCATTTAGGGCGTGTGGAGATCGGTTAATTGTAATAGGTGGACCGAGGGCCTTAGGCGGAGGGCCAATTGAACTTAATTCTTGGGTCCCTGATGGAGGCCCGCCACAGTGGAACCTACTCGCCAGAAAACCTTCTGGCAGCTTTGTGTATAATTGTGCGGTGATGGGATGCTGA
- the LOC137710712 gene encoding F-box/kelch-repeat protein At1g74510-like isoform X2, with translation MLEGPSYLVSRELPSSCEQESKWIYNTHRVMELSNNKRPFEDSDEITLRKACKLSDAVLGGDVVMDLNGLSPAKDQSDDEHQGGGNSDSSSLIHQLGRDISINCLLRCSRSDYGSIASLNTNFRSLIRSGELYTLRRKMGVVEHWVYFSCNLLEWEAFDPDLRRWMHLPRMASNECFMCSDKESLAVGTELLVFGKEITSHVVYRYSILTNTWLSGTEMNTPRCLFGSASRGEIAILAGGCDPRGTILNSAELYNSETETWLTLPSMNKPRKMCSGVFMDGKFYVIGGIGVGDQKQLTCGEVYDLEKGTWTEIPNMFPGRNAGAAEAPAAAAAPPLLAVVNNILYAADYAEQEVRRYDKERNMWITVGSLPERAASMNGWGIAFRACGDRLIVIGGPRALGGGPIELNSWVPDGGPPQWNLLARKPSGSFVYNCAVMGC, from the coding sequence ATGTTGGAAGGTCCTTCCTATCTTGTGTCAAGGGAGCTGCCCAGCTCTTGTGAGCAAGAGAGCAAATGGATTTACAATACTCACCGTGTTATGGAGCTCTCAAATAATAAGCGCCCCTTTGAAGACAGTGATGAAATCACATTGAGGAAGGCATGCAAGCTCTCAGATGCTGTTCTGGGTGGGGACGTGGTTATGGATCTGAATGGTCTTTCCCCTGCCAAGGACCAGTCAGATGATGAGCATCAGGGAGGTGGCAATTCTGATTCAAGTTCACTGATCCACCAACTTGGACGGGATATTTCAATCAACTGTCTCCTTCGCTGCTCAAGGTCTGATTATGGCTCTATTGCCTCGCTGAATACAAACTTCCGCTCTTTAATTCGGAGTGGGGAGCTGTACACACTGAGGCGGAAAATGGGCGTTGTCGAACATTGGGTTTACTTCTCTTGCAACCTCCTCGAATGGGAGGCATTTGATCCAGATCTCCGGCGTTGGATGCATTTGCCTAGAATGGCATCAAACGAATGTTTCATGTGTTCAGACAAGGAGTCGTTGGCTGTTGGTACcgaacttcttgtttttggaaAGGAAATAACGTCCCATGTCGTTTATAGATACAGCATTTTGACCAACACGTGGTTATCCGGCACTGAGATGAATACACCTAGATGCTTGTTCGGTTCTGCAAGCCGTGGGGAAATTGCAATTCTCGCGGGTGGTTGCGATCCACGTGGCACCATCTTGAACTCTGCCGAACTTTATAATTCTGAAACAGAAACTTGGCTGACTCTTCCTAGCATGAATAAACCTAGAAAAATGTGTTCTGGGGTATTTATGGATGGGAAGTTTTATGTCATTGGTGGGATAGGAGTGGGCGATCAAAAGCAACTTACGTGTGGAGAGGTGTACGATTTGGAGAAGGGGACTTGGACCGAGATACCCAACATGTTTCCTGGAAGAAACGCTGGGGCGGCTGAGGCACCTGCTGCAGCTGCAGCACCTCCTCTTCTGGCAGTTGTAAATAACATATTGTATGCTGCAGATTATGCAGAACAGGAGGTGAGGAGATATGATAAGGAGAGGAACATGTGGATCACTGTTGGGAGTTTGCCTGAGCGTGCAGCCTCGATGAATGGTTGGGGAATAGCATTTAGGGCGTGTGGAGATCGGTTAATTGTAATAGGTGGACCGAGGGCCTTAGGCGGAGGGCCAATTGAACTTAATTCTTGGGTCCCTGATGGAGGCCCGCCACAGTGGAACCTACTCGCCAGAAAACCTTCTGGCAGCTTTGTGTATAATTGTGCGGTGATGGGATGCTGA